GCATCCGTGCCCGCCTGCCGATCCGAAGTCATCTCGTGACCATCTCGCCGGATTGGTAGGCACGCCGACCGGCAAGCTGCCCACGCCCGACAAGGCCCGCGAGAGGGCGGCCGAGCTGCGGCGCCTCGTCGACACCGGCGTCGATCCCTTCGAGGCCGACGAGGCGGCTCACAAGGGCAGGGAGCGCGAGCGGGTCGCTACCCTCGAACGGGCGTTCGATATCGTCGCCGACAAGTGGCTGAAGTCGTATAAGCTGGATCGTCATGGAAAGCCGCGGCGCCAGTCGAGCGTCAACATTGCGACGACGGTCGCGCGCCACCTGAAAGCGCAATTCGGGTCGCGACGGATCGACGAACTTGGCCGTGCGGATATCATTGCCGCACTCGACGCCATCGCGCCGGGCAAGGTCGCCATGCGGTCGAGTGTCTTTTCCTATGGCCGGATCCTGTGGAAGTGGGCTTTTGCCCGCGAACTGGTCGACGCCATTCCCTTCGCGGCCTTGAGCGCGCCAGCGAAGCCCGCGAGCCGCGACGTCATCCTGTCCGATGCCGAACTGGCGATCGTCTGGCGCGCGAGCCGCAAGGTCGAATATCCGTTCGGCCCCGCGTTCCGGCTGCTGCTGCTCACCGGGCAGCGCCGCAGTAAGGTTTTCGGGATGAAGTGGGAGGAACTGGACAAGAAGGCCGCGACGTGGACGGTCCCGGCCGATCGTGCGAAGAATAATCAGGCTCACGTCGTGCCGCTCACCGACATGGCGATCGTCGAGCTAACCGCCATGCTAGCGCAGCCGGGCCAGAAGGCGCCGACGGAGTGGCCAAAGCGCGGGCTCGTTTTCACGACGAACAACAAGACTGCGGCCAGCGGGATATCGAAGGCCAAGCTGCGCCTCGACGCTGCGGCGCAAGAAATTGCGGGCAAGGGCGGGGCGAGCGTTCCGGCTTGGCGCCTTCACGATCTCCGCCGCACGTTTGCGACCGGCCTGCAAAAGCTCGGCGTCCGCATGGAAGTGACCGAGGCAGTGCTGAACCATATCAGCGGGAGCAAGGCCGGCATCGTCGGCATTTACCAGCGGCACGATTGGGCGGACGAAAAGCGAGCGGCGCTGAATCTCTGGGCAGTGCATGTTGCCGAGTTGATCGCGCCAAAGGCTGTAGAAGCGCATACCGGCTGACGCTGGCCTTTCGCAACCCGCAAGCACGTCACGCGTTACGCCGATCGCGTCCTGACCCTCCTGTTCTCGATGGGCGCACGGCAACCACACTTACCCCGCCAGCTTCGGTTGGCGGGGTTTTTATATCCTCGACTCCCGCGCGGATAAGCCTCGGCTCTTTCGGCAAAGGCTCTCAACGGCGACCCTCGTGAGAGCCGATGGTCCTTCTCTTGCGTAGCCATACCAAGAGGACGGGAGGGCCGCGCTCCACCAGTGCGGCCCTTTTGACCTAATCCTTTCTTCACCCCGATCGATTATCCCAACCCCGCTTCTGACCCAGGAGCCGGAACCCCGTCACGCGGCCCTCGTGTGGCGGGGTTTTCGCGTGTGCGACTCGATAACGGGCGGGCGGGTAGTTCTCGAGCTCTCGCCCTATGGTCGTGGCGTCTCAATTCGCCCGGCCGACCAGCCGCAAGAGTTCTTGCGCGGTTTGATTGCGGGCGCAATTTGAGATTACCCCGATTTGGCTACGATTGTCAGTTGTCAATGAAGAGACGCACGAACGGCACCATTGCAGTGAGAAAGAGCAATGCGACCGGCGCTACATCGAATCCCCAAAACCAGCGGATTTCGCTTCGATATAGACCCTGATGAAACCGCATGAGTCGAGCAACCGAGCGGGTCATTTCGTTTTCTTCGTCGTGAGCCTGCACAACGCGCTTATCGGTGATTGCGACAATCCGGGCTGCCATGTCGTCTCTGGTGGCGTCAATCAGACTTTCGAGTTCTCCCAACTTTGCGTTGGCTTCAATCGACTTCTGTTCCCGAGCACCAATCAGACCGATCACATCATTGGCTACGCGACGAGCCACTTCCGTAGGCATGGTCCCCGCATTTGACACGTCAAAGCGATCAAGGATGGCTTTGATTTCCGTTCCTTTGCTTTCGACTTCAAGCAAAGTCCTAACACGGTCGATCGCCTCCCTAATCTTTTCAGGTTCCAGCGCCTCTGTCGCGACTGCGGGCAGGTTGTTGTTGATGTTCGTGACATGTTGCACGGTTGCTTTGGCGCTGAGACGAAGTTGCTGGAAAACGCGTTCGACGTCGGTTTCCCCCGCGAAGAGCTGATTGGCGTGCAGCTTGATGCGCTGAAATGCCTGATAGAATCCAATGGCCATGAAGATCGCGACAAGGCCGGCGACCCACACAATCACGCTCTTGCTGTACGTCAGAGAAAAGCCCAGATGCCCGAACGTGCTTTCACCCCCGACAACCGGCGGCGATCCCATCGCCGCAACCAGAGTGATGCCTGACCAGAGAAGGCTGTTGCGCTTCGCTTTTCGAAAATCATCTGTGTATGGGAAGGCCAGATTTTCATCGCTCATTTCGCACCCCGCCGACAACGCACCGCATTGTCATATAGCAAAGGGGCGTCGGATCGAAACCCGACGCCCCCAATCCGGATCTATTTGATAGCAGGCAGCTAAGGCCCGCCGTCGGCGACGGGACAGCCGGGGCCGTGTCCGCGAAGTCGATCCCGCGCAGGATCGCAATCATCCTCGCCGCCGCTATGATCCTGCTCATCGCCATTGGGCTCAAGATCGGTGTCACCGTCCAGCTCGTCGAGCCTGTCGATCATCCTTGCCACCATGCGCGCCAGAAGCGGGCGGGGCAGCGAGGGGATGATGTCCAGCGCAAGATCGAGGGGGAGGCTCGACGCGGCGCCCTTGGCCATGATCGGCCGCAGCACACTCACCGCAGCACTTGTTTCGCCAAGTCGGCCAGCGCGAAGCCGAAAGCAACGAAAGCGATGCAGGTGAAGGCGATTGCCACCTCCCACGCCCGCGCGGGGTTGCGGGGCGGGGTCACGTTGCCGCTTCCCGAGTAGGGTCGATAAGGCGCTCTGCATCGATTGCGAGCAAGGCAATGGCCTCTTTGGCGCACCACCAACCGTCCTCGATCTCGGCTTCGCGCATGACGTCGATCTTCAGCCGAATATCGGCCAGCGTCTCCGCGGGCGTGAACAAGATCGCATCAACCGATGCCGAGTAAGCCACCGTGGCATTTTCGGCCGATTGTTCGCTGGGGTAGATCCTCGTCGCATTGCGTCGACAGATAGGCCTTGCTCGGATTAAGGATGTCGTCGAGCGATGTCGAAGTGCGGCCTGCCCGATGATCTAAACCACTGATCGATGCCGGCCGATTGCATCCGCTCAAGGAGCGTCGGCTTTTTCGTCATTCTGCTTCCCCCCTTCGATCACCCCGAGCCGCGGCTTGCCGTCGGGATCGTCCAGATTGAGCGCAGCGAGCCGCAGAGCATGCGCCCATTCGTCCCATGCCTCATTGTCGGGATCGTCTTTCGCGCCCTCACGCTCGACCGCGCGGGCCGCATCGACCAGATCATCAGGCTGGATCGCACCCGACCGCATCAGGGCGCGCGCAAGGTGATATAGTGCGCTCTGGGCAGGGGCGGCGTCGTCGGACATGGACATCGGTGTAGGCAACCGTTCCCGAATTGGAAATAGTTCGCGACCGCGCTCACGGTCCTGACCATTTGCTTATTTTTAGAAATTCTGATCTTTTTGCGCCGCTCGCTTGGTGTCAAAAAACGGCGGAAAAGCTATGGTGAGCCCTGCTGGGTTCGAACCAGCGACCTACTGATTAAAAGTCAGTTGCTCTACCGACTGAGCTAAGGGCCCATCGCGCTGCCGCCGAAGCGGGCTTGCGAAGTGAGCCGCCGCCCTAGTGCGCCGATGCGGCCCGGTCAACCGGCTTTGGACGCGAAAGGCGCGCGGCAAGTTGACGGACGCTGCGACCGTGCAGGGGATGCTGCCATTTAGGGACGATCGCGCGCAGCGGGCCAAGGACGAAAGCACGCTGTTCGATCGCGGGATGGGGGATCGTCAGCCTTCCGTCAGCCCAGGCGCCGCCCGACCAGAGCAGGATATCGAGATCGAGCGTTCGCGCGCCCCAGCGCTGGCCCATACGGCGGCCGAAGCTCGCTTCGATCGTTTGTAGCCGCTCGAGCATTTCGGGCGGGCTCAGCGGCGAGGCGACGAGCGCGACGGCGTTGGCATAGCGGCGGCGCGACGGGCCGATGGGATCGCTTGCGATGATCGGGCTGGCGTCGACCGCCTCGATATCGTCGCTCTCCAGCGCCGCGAGAGCGGCCAGCAACACTGCGCGCGGGTCGCCGAACCGCACGTGGCGCCGGTTCGAGCCGAGACCGATTGCATAAAGGGGAAGCGGCATTGCGTTGCTCATAAACGTGCGCCTATCGCAGATATGTGGAGATTGACAGCCCATTGCCCGGAACCGAGCCGCCGCGCGATTGCCCGCGCTGCCCGCGCCTCGTCGCATTGCGGCGCGAATGCCAGGCTGAGTATCCCGATTGGTGGAACGCGCCAGTTTATGCATTCGGCGATCCTGACGCGTGGCTCGCGTTTGCGGGACTTGCACCGGGCAAGCATGGCGCGAACCGGACGGGCCGGCCATTCACGGGCGATTATGCTGGCGATCTGTTGTTTGCGACGCTCGCCGAATTCGGGTTGAGCAAGGGATGCTACGATGCGCGGATCGACGACGGGTTGATGCTCGACGGCGCAATTATCGTCAACAGCGTCAAATGCCTGCCGCCGCAAAACAAGCCAACGCCAGCGGAAATCGCAAGCTGTCGCCCCTTTTTCGAGACGCAACTGGCGGCCCTGCCGAAGGCTCGTGTAATTATCGCGCTGGGGCGCATCGCACATGATGCTACGCTACGGGCCGTGGGAGCACGGCTTTCAGCCTTTCCCTTCGACCATGGCGCGGTCCACGCGCTCCCCGATGGACGATATCTGGTCGATAGCTATCACTGCTCGCGCTACAACACGAACACCGGTCGGCTGACGCCAGAAATGTTCTCCGACGTCTTCCGTACCGCGCTGTTCCTCAAGGGTCAGACGAGGGGGCCGAATTCCTCCACCAGCCCCCGGTAAAGCGCGCGCTTGAACGGCACGATCAATTTTTCGATCTCGTTTAGTTGGGCCCATTTCCACGCACGAAATTCCTGATGCTTTGTATGGATATTTACGTCGCTGTCCTCGCCCATGAAGCGCATCAGGAACCAGTGCTGGCGCTGGCCGCGATATTTGCCGCCCCACATCTTGCCGATGAGATGATCAGGCAGGTCATAGAAATATTCCTCGCGGCTGCGCGAGATGATTTCGACCAATCCGCCATGAATGCCGGTTTCCTCGCCGAGTTCGCGGATCGCCGCTTGCTCGGCATCCTCGCCGTCGTCGATCCCGCCCTGCGGCATCTGCCAGGCTTCGCTCGACGTATCGAGCCGCTGACCCACGAAGACGCGGCCGTCGCGATTGGCGAGCATGACGCCCGCGCAGGGGCGGTAGGGGAGTTTGCTATGATCGATCATGCCGCCCCGGTAGCTTCGGCGACGATCGCTTTCAATACGGTCAATGCCCCGCGAATATCCTCCTTCGCGCTCGGAATGCCCTGCGACAGATTGATATAGCCGTGGATCGTGCCCTTCGCCTCGCGGTAGGTGGTGGGCACGCCGGCCTCGATCAGCTTTGCGGCATAGGCGCGGCCCTGATCGCGCAGCGGGTCGAGCCCGGCGGTGATCAGCAGCGTGGGCGGCAGGCCCTCGGCGGGGAAATCGAGCGGCGAGGCGCGATAATCGGCGGGGTCGGCGGCATAATGATTGCCGAACCAAGTCATGCTGCCCGTGGTCAGCAGATGGCCTTCGCCGAAATCGCGATAGCTCTGCCAGTCGTCATGCGTCGTGACTGCTGGATAGATCGGATGAATTGCGATCACGGGTTTCGACGCAGGCTTGTCGCGAAGCGCGAGCGCGGTGGCGATCGTCAGATTGCCCCCGGCGCTTTCGCCCGAAAGGACCAGTCCGGTGCAGGGGATGTTGTCGGCAACCCAGCGTGTCGCGGCCTCGCAGTCGACCGGCGCGGCAGGGAAGGGGTGTTCGGGCGCAAGGCGATAATCGACCGCGATTACCGGTATGTCGAGTAGCCGCGCCGCCTCGGCACAATAGGGATCGTGGGTGTCGAGATCGCCGATCACCCAGCCGCCGCCATGATAAAAGACCATGACGGGGCCAGCTTCGCGGTCGGGCCGACTATCATAAATGCGGATCGCGATGTCGCCAGCAGGCCCAGGAATGCTCTTGTCCTCGACCTTTGCGATGTCGCCGCGCGGCATGTCGGCAAGCTGCCCCATCATCCGGAACATTTCGCGAGCGCCCTCCGGCGGCATTTCTTCCATCTTCGGACCTTCCTGCGCGTTCAGGAAGGCGAGGAAGGCCGCCACATCGGGGCGCGTAAAATGGGTGGTGCCGTCGGTCATCTGCGTCTCTCCCTGATCGCCATTTTCGTCATGCTATTCGGTATCGGCGGGGCAAATTCAATCCCGAAATGAAACTCACCTATGCTTCACCCTTTGCGGCGCACAATTTTTTCTCAATTGCGGCTTGGCGCGCAGGGGCCTAGGCCAATGTCATAGGTTCGCAAGATTAAGGCAGAAGAGACGATGGCGACAGCGGTAGTGGACCAGGCCGACAAACGGCAGTCCCCCCTTTCGGATGCAGTGGTGGTACGATTTGCCGGCGATAGCGGCGACGGGATGCAGTTGACCGGTGGTCAGTTTACCTTGTCGTCAGCGCTCGCGGGCAACGACTTTGCGACCTTCCCGGATTTTCCCGCCGAAATCCGTGCGCCGCAGGGCACGCTGTTCGGCGTCTCCGCCTTCCAGATCAATTTCGGATCGTCGGCGATCGACACCGCGGGCGACGCACCCGACGTGCTCGTTGCGATGAACCCCGCGGCGCTCAAGACCAATGTCCCGCAACTGAAGCCGGGCGGCCTGATAATCGCAGACGAGGGCGAGTTCAACGATCGCAACCTCGCCAAAGCGAAATATGAGGCGAACCCGCTCGACGACGGCAGTCTCGCAAAGTGGCAGCTTCTCAAGCTCAATATCAGCCAGTTGACGATGGACGCCGTGAAGCCCTTTGGCCTTGGCAACAAGGAAGCCTTGCGCTGCAAGAATATGTGGACGTTGGGGCTTGCGCTCTGGATGTTCGATCGCGATCGGCAGCCGCTAATCGACTGGCTCAACGCGAAATTCGCGAAGGCACCCGATCTAGCTGCCGCTAACGTCGCCGCGCTTAACGCAGGCCACGCCTATGGTGAAACCGCCGAACTCGCAGGGCCGCTTAAGCAGCATCATGTCGACCCCGCGCCGGTCGCGCCCGGCCTCTACCGCACGCTGACCGGCGCCGAGGGCATCGCGCTCGGCCTTGTCGCGGGTGCGCAGCTTGCCGAACTGCCGATGTTTTTCGGCGGCTATCCTATCACGCCCGCCTCGGCGATCCTGCATCATCTGTCGCGGCTCAAGGAATATGACGTCACGACCTTTCAGGCCGAGGACGAAATCGCGGCCATCTGTTCGGCGATCGGCGCGAGCTATGCGGGTTCGCTTGGCGTCACCAGCTCTTCGGGACCCGGCATCGCACTGAAGGGCGAGGCGATGGGCCTGGCGATCATGACCGAGCTGCCGCTCGTCATCGTCAATTCGCAGCGCGGCGGCCCCTCGACGGGCCTACCGACCAAGACCGAGCAGTCGGATCTCTATCAAGCGGTCTATGGCCGCAACGGCGATGCGCCGATGCCCGTCATTGCTGCGCGGTCGCCTGGCGATGCGTTCGAATGCGCGATCGAAGCGGTGCGCATCGCGGTGAAATATATGACCCCGGTGATGCTGCTGACCGACGGCTATATTGCCAATGCGGCCGAGCCTTGGGCCGTTCCCGATCTCACGACTTATGAGGCCTTCCCAGTCGAATTCCTGACCGAGGCGCCCGAGGACGGTTTCAAGCCCTATGGGCGCGACGAAAATCTGAAGCGCCCGTGGGTGAAGCCCGGCACGCCGGGCCTCCTGCACCGTATCGGCGGGATCGAGAAGGAACTCGACACCGGGCACATCAACTATGCCCCCGAAAACCATCAGGCGATGACCGATATCCGCAAGGACAAGATCGACGGGATCAAGGTTCCCGACCAGATCGTCGAACTTGGTGCCGAGGGCGGCAAGCTCGCGGTCGTAGGCTGGGGCTCGACTTTCGGGCCGATCCATCAGGCGGTGCGCCGCAAGCGCGCCGAGGGGCTCGACGTCAGCCACGTCCATATCCGCCATATCTGGCCGCTGCCTGCCAATCTCGGCGAGCTGCTCAAGAGCTTTGACCGTGTGATCGTACCCGAAATGAACACCGGCCAGCTCAAGACGGTACTGCGCGACCAATATCTGGTCGACGCCAAGCCCGTGAACAAGGTGTCGGGCCAACCCTTCACCATCGCCGAAATCGAAGCCGCTATCGAAGGAGCGCTCGCATGAACGAGATGACCACCATCGCGCGCCCGACGACGCTCAAGGATTGGGAAACCGATCAGGAAGTCCGCTGGTGCCCCGGCTGCGGCGACTATGCGATTCTGAAGGCGGTGCAGCGCACGATGCCCGAAATCGGCACCGCGCCCGAAAATACCGTGTTCATCAGCGGCATCGGATGCTCGTCGCGCTTTCCCTATTATATGGAAACCTATGGCTTCCACACGATCCATGGGCGTGCGCCGGCGTTCGCGACGGGGCTGAAACTCGCCAATCCGAACCTCGACGTGTGGATCGTCACCGGCGACGGCGACGGTCTGTCGATCGGTGGCAATCACACGATGCACCTGATCCGCCGCAATCTCGATTGCCAGATCATGCTGTTCAACAACGAGATTTACGGCCTGACCAAGGGGCAGTATTCACCGACAAGCCGCGTTGGCACGACCAGCCCGTCGACGCCCTATGGCTCGGTCGACCGCCCGGCGCAGCCCGCAGCCTTCGCTCTCGGAGCTGGCGCGCGTTTCGTCGCGCGCGGTTTCGACGTGTCGAAGGAATTGCCGAATGTGCTAAAGGCGGCGCATGCGCACAAGGGCGCCGCTTTTATCGAGATTTTTCAGAATTGTATCGTCTATAACAAAGACGTGTTCGAGGATTTCGCGGCGCCAAAGGGTGCCGAGGACCGCCAACTTTGGCTCAAGCAGGGCGAACCGATGCTCTATGCCAAGGGCACCAAGGGTATCGCGCTAGACGCCGAGGCGCTGCACCTCAAGACCGTCGATGTCGTCGATGGCGACTGGCAGGCAGCGGGCGTGATCGTGCATGACGTCACCAACCGCAGCGTCGCGCATATGCTCGTCGAAATGCGCTTCGGCGAATTTCCGATGGCTTTGGGCGTCCTCTATGACGACCCGCGCCCGACCTTCGAGGCCGATGTCGTCCGTCAGAACAAGGCGGCTGCCGAGGGTAAGACTGCCGATCTCCAGAGCCTGCTGAAGAAGGGCCAGACCTGGACGGTGACCGAAGGTGGGCCCGAACTCTGATTTTCCGCCGTCATGGATAATCTGACGCATAGCCTCGTCGGCGCGGTTCTGGGCCAGATGGGGCTCAAGCGAAAAACCGGCCTGGCGATGCCGACGTTGATCATTGCGGCGAATCTGCCCGATATCGATGCGGGATGTGCCATTTATGGCATCGAATCGCTCTCGATGCGGCGCGGGGTCACGCACGGCCCGATCGCGCTCCTGCTGCTGCCGATCCTGCTTTGGGCGCTGATGATCGCGTTCGACCGCTGGCAGGAGCGACGCGGCAAGCGGCCGGCGGGGCGTCTGCCGATCGACAAGGGCTGGTTACTCGCGCTCGCCTATATCGGCTGCTTCAGCCATCCTGCGCTCGACTGGCTCAACAATTACGGTATCCGTCTGCTCGAACCGTTCAGCCACCGCTGGTTCTATGGCGACAGCATCTTCATCATCGATCTTTGGATATGGATTGCGCTCGGCGTCTCGGTCTGGCTGTCCCTGCGTGAAGAACGCCGTGGCGCGGCCAACTGGCAGCGCCCGGCTTGGATCGGCTTCACGGCCGTCTGCGCCTATATTCTCGCGAACGGCGCAATCACGGGTGCTGCCGAGCGCATGACCTCGCGCGCGCTGGAGGCTGGGGGACGGAAGGATGCGCTCGTCGTCGCGAGCCCGCCGCCGCTCGCCTTCTGGAAACGCGACATTTTCTGGCGGACCGCCGACCGCTACGGCACCGCGAGCTTTGTTCCCGGCGTCGGCGGTCACGTCGATCTGACCGGCGCGCCGACCGGAATGGACGATCCGCGTCTCGCGACGTGGGTCAAGGCCGATCCCGCGGCGCGCGCCTTTCTTTTCTGGTCGCGCATGCCGGTGGCGCAAAGGCAAGGCGATGCGATTTTACTTCGCGACCAGCGTTTCATGCATCCGCTTGCGCAGGACCGCTTTCAGGTCCGGCTGACTGCGCCCGACACCGCGAGTTATCCCGAATGACGGCTGCGCGTGACGTCATAGCGTCACGTGTTTCAACCGATTGTCAGCGGCATGCGTTTGAGGCAGGAAGGTGTCAATGAACACGCATGTCAGCCCGCGCCGCGGTAAGGAACTGCTCCGCGCCGACCGTGCCTATCGCTCAGGCGGCGGCATGGCGCGGCTGCTCGCGCTGGCCCCGGGGGCGCTTTTTCACCGAATGCTCGACCGGATCGA
This sequence is a window from Sphingopyxis sp. USTB-05. Protein-coding genes within it:
- a CDS encoding site-specific integrase, encoding MAVWDGDGPIWCAEGPHVRLSGIAAREMDGTCRPGHPCPPADPKSSRDHLAGLVGTPTGKLPTPDKARERAAELRRLVDTGVDPFEADEAAHKGRERERVATLERAFDIVADKWLKSYKLDRHGKPRRQSSVNIATTVARHLKAQFGSRRIDELGRADIIAALDAIAPGKVAMRSSVFSYGRILWKWAFARELVDAIPFAALSAPAKPASRDVILSDAELAIVWRASRKVEYPFGPAFRLLLLTGQRRSKVFGMKWEELDKKAATWTVPADRAKNNQAHVVPLTDMAIVELTAMLAQPGQKAPTEWPKRGLVFTTNNKTAASGISKAKLRLDAAAQEIAGKGGASVPAWRLHDLRRTFATGLQKLGVRMEVTEAVLNHISGSKAGIVGIYQRHDWADEKRAALNLWAVHVAELIAPKAVEAHTG
- the folK gene encoding 2-amino-4-hydroxy-6-hydroxymethyldihydropteridine diphosphokinase — protein: MSNAMPLPLYAIGLGSNRRHVRFGDPRAVLLAALAALESDDIEAVDASPIIASDPIGPSRRRYANAVALVASPLSPPEMLERLQTIEASFGRRMGQRWGARTLDLDILLWSGGAWADGRLTIPHPAIEQRAFVLGPLRAIVPKWQHPLHGRSVRQLAARLSRPKPVDRAASAH
- a CDS encoding uracil-DNA glycosylase: MEIDSPLPGTEPPRDCPRCPRLVALRRECQAEYPDWWNAPVYAFGDPDAWLAFAGLAPGKHGANRTGRPFTGDYAGDLLFATLAEFGLSKGCYDARIDDGLMLDGAIIVNSVKCLPPQNKPTPAEIASCRPFFETQLAALPKARVIIALGRIAHDATLRAVGARLSAFPFDHGAVHALPDGRYLVDSYHCSRYNTNTGRLTPEMFSDVFRTALFLKGQTRGPNSSTSPR
- a CDS encoding RNA pyrophosphohydrolase; its protein translation is MIDHSKLPYRPCAGVMLANRDGRVFVGQRLDTSSEAWQMPQGGIDDGEDAEQAAIRELGEETGIHGGLVEIISRSREEYFYDLPDHLIGKMWGGKYRGQRQHWFLMRFMGEDSDVNIHTKHQEFRAWKWAQLNEIEKLIVPFKRALYRGLVEEFGPLV
- a CDS encoding alpha/beta hydrolase, with product MTDGTTHFTRPDVAAFLAFLNAQEGPKMEEMPPEGAREMFRMMGQLADMPRGDIAKVEDKSIPGPAGDIAIRIYDSRPDREAGPVMVFYHGGGWVIGDLDTHDPYCAEAARLLDIPVIAVDYRLAPEHPFPAAPVDCEAATRWVADNIPCTGLVLSGESAGGNLTIATALALRDKPASKPVIAIHPIYPAVTTHDDWQSYRDFGEGHLLTTGSMTWFGNHYAADPADYRASPLDFPAEGLPPTLLITAGLDPLRDQGRAYAAKLIEAGVPTTYREAKGTIHGYINLSQGIPSAKEDIRGALTVLKAIVAEATGAA
- a CDS encoding 2-oxoacid:acceptor oxidoreductase subunit alpha, translated to MATAVVDQADKRQSPLSDAVVVRFAGDSGDGMQLTGGQFTLSSALAGNDFATFPDFPAEIRAPQGTLFGVSAFQINFGSSAIDTAGDAPDVLVAMNPAALKTNVPQLKPGGLIIADEGEFNDRNLAKAKYEANPLDDGSLAKWQLLKLNISQLTMDAVKPFGLGNKEALRCKNMWTLGLALWMFDRDRQPLIDWLNAKFAKAPDLAAANVAALNAGHAYGETAELAGPLKQHHVDPAPVAPGLYRTLTGAEGIALGLVAGAQLAELPMFFGGYPITPASAILHHLSRLKEYDVTTFQAEDEIAAICSAIGASYAGSLGVTSSSGPGIALKGEAMGLAIMTELPLVIVNSQRGGPSTGLPTKTEQSDLYQAVYGRNGDAPMPVIAARSPGDAFECAIEAVRIAVKYMTPVMLLTDGYIANAAEPWAVPDLTTYEAFPVEFLTEAPEDGFKPYGRDENLKRPWVKPGTPGLLHRIGGIEKELDTGHINYAPENHQAMTDIRKDKIDGIKVPDQIVELGAEGGKLAVVGWGSTFGPIHQAVRRKRAEGLDVSHVHIRHIWPLPANLGELLKSFDRVIVPEMNTGQLKTVLRDQYLVDAKPVNKVSGQPFTIAEIEAAIEGALA
- a CDS encoding 2-oxoacid:ferredoxin oxidoreductase subunit beta; the protein is MNEMTTIARPTTLKDWETDQEVRWCPGCGDYAILKAVQRTMPEIGTAPENTVFISGIGCSSRFPYYMETYGFHTIHGRAPAFATGLKLANPNLDVWIVTGDGDGLSIGGNHTMHLIRRNLDCQIMLFNNEIYGLTKGQYSPTSRVGTTSPSTPYGSVDRPAQPAAFALGAGARFVARGFDVSKELPNVLKAAHAHKGAAFIEIFQNCIVYNKDVFEDFAAPKGAEDRQLWLKQGEPMLYAKGTKGIALDAEALHLKTVDVVDGDWQAAGVIVHDVTNRSVAHMLVEMRFGEFPMALGVLYDDPRPTFEADVVRQNKAAAEGKTADLQSLLKKGQTWTVTEGGPEL
- a CDS encoding metal-dependent hydrolase; this encodes MDNLTHSLVGAVLGQMGLKRKTGLAMPTLIIAANLPDIDAGCAIYGIESLSMRRGVTHGPIALLLLPILLWALMIAFDRWQERRGKRPAGRLPIDKGWLLALAYIGCFSHPALDWLNNYGIRLLEPFSHRWFYGDSIFIIDLWIWIALGVSVWLSLREERRGAANWQRPAWIGFTAVCAYILANGAITGAAERMTSRALEAGGRKDALVVASPPPLAFWKRDIFWRTADRYGTASFVPGVGGHVDLTGAPTGMDDPRLATWVKADPAARAFLFWSRMPVAQRQGDAILLRDQRFMHPLAQDRFQVRLTAPDTASYPE